A genomic stretch from Oncorhynchus masou masou isolate Uvic2021 unplaced genomic scaffold, UVic_Omas_1.1 unplaced_scaffold_1702, whole genome shotgun sequence includes:
- the LOC135532005 gene encoding G patch domain and ankyrin repeat-containing protein 1-like, protein MEQRGRENRRGRRAGSVQASRQQANTTSTTTELEGLRLLRCAQEGDLSGVRGLLSRGVDVNFQDSWWWTGVMCAAAGQLAVSLGSSSSRGGMVWAWSARRAGTPELARMAGHSGVPRGTGPYGRQRGQHNHYRRETQDHQDHSSPPAVAAVQSHQNQSTQNQTQWCPVCSVHYSSSPETHLSSTLHLFSLSRPAPPPHYCLPPSTPAYQMMLRSGWTPGGGLGPEGEGHKQPVRTVLKRDSRGLGYGPTPRPKVTHFQPKDPKAVRRTGKEGRGERGRRGMKEESRREEKDRNWERDFRSSFNTFDP, encoded by the exons atggagcagagggggagagagaaccgCAGGGGGAGAAGAGCAGGCAGCGTCCAG GCTAGCAGGCAGCAGGctaacaccaccagtactaccaCAGAACTGGAGGGGCTAAGACTGCTGCGTTGTGCCCAGGAAGGAGACCTGTCTGGGGTGAGAGGCCTGCTGTCCCGGGGGGTGGATGTCAACTTCCAG gacagCTGGTGGTGGACAGGTGTGATGTGTGCAGCGGCAGGGCAGCTGGCGGTGTCGTTAGGCTCCTCCTCCAGCAGGGGCGGCATGGTGTGGGCGTGGTCGGCACGCAGGGCCGGGACGCCAGAGCTGGCTAGAATGGCGGGGCATAGCGGGGTCCCTAGAGGAACTGGACCCTACGG gagacagaggggTCAACACAACCATTACAGGAGAGAGACGCAGGACCACCAGGACCACAG TTCTCCCCCAGCGGTAGCAGCAGTCCAGTCTCATCAGAACCAGTCCACCCAGAATCAGACCCAGTGGTGTCCAGTCTGCAGTGTCCACTACTCCTCTTCTCCGgagacacacctctcctccaccctccacctgttctctctctcacgcccTGCGCCCCCTCCCCACTACTgcctccccccctccacccccgccTACCAGATGATGCTGCGCTCCGGGTGGACCCCTGGAGGGGGGCTGGGGCCCGAAGGGGAGGGTCATAAACAGCCGGTCCGGACCGTCCTGAAGAGGGACAGTAGAGGCCTGGGGTACGGACCCACACCCCGACCCAAGGTCACACACTTCCAACCCAAAGACCCGAAGGCAGTCAGACGGACGGGGAAGGAGGGtcggggggagagggggaggagggggatgaaggaggagagcaggagggaggagaaggacaggaactgggagagagacttCCGCTCTTCCTTTAACAcctttgacccctga